In the Ruficoccus amylovorans genome, one interval contains:
- a CDS encoding DmsC/YnfH family molybdoenzyme membrane anchor subunit: protein MSISATATVELTPVERLLREQGRLETPVAEFARAYERGQQESFRQLIPLDNPGAGEQFAFEVDLDRCTGCKACVAACHNLNGLDAEETWRDVGLLHGQSMERPYLQTVTTACHHCADPGCLNGCPVNAYEKDALTGIVLHLDDQCIGCQYCVLKCPYDVPKYNERLGIVRKCDMCYQRLSQGEPPACVQACPTEAIRIVTVEEAAIRANAAAERPAFLPGSPHQRLTAPATRYVSARPIPADAQAADAQALRPQETHWPLVFMLALTQVSVGFVAASLFADSVRLFLLLAASMSGMAGLGASVLHLGKPLKAWRAFVGLGHSWLSREIVVFGLYAPALLTLTALTLAPTLIPTAADWPLFSAGWLTRTLALTTLGFGLAGVFTSVMIYHDTGRPFWRFDRTAVRFAGTVLLTFIAAGVVVRPSAGLALCLTLVWLAKALPEAAALGAARSKAFTPARHSACIQLFRARTRLMLRWSLSLAGLLLVLAGSHAPASISWMGVALLIGGEIAERSLFFRAVAAPKMPGGIAR, encoded by the coding sequence ATGTCGATTTCTGCCACAGCTACCGTTGAACTGACACCGGTCGAGCGCCTGCTGCGTGAGCAGGGGCGCCTGGAGACCCCGGTGGCCGAGTTTGCCCGCGCCTACGAGCGCGGCCAGCAGGAATCCTTTCGCCAACTCATCCCGCTCGACAACCCCGGCGCGGGCGAGCAGTTCGCCTTCGAGGTGGACCTCGACCGCTGCACCGGCTGCAAGGCCTGCGTGGCCGCCTGCCATAATCTCAACGGCCTGGACGCGGAGGAAACCTGGCGCGATGTCGGGCTGCTGCACGGGCAGAGCATGGAGCGTCCCTACCTGCAAACCGTCACTACCGCCTGCCACCACTGCGCCGACCCCGGCTGCCTCAATGGCTGCCCCGTCAATGCCTACGAAAAAGACGCCCTCACCGGCATCGTCCTGCACCTGGACGACCAGTGTATCGGCTGCCAATACTGCGTGCTAAAGTGCCCCTACGATGTGCCCAAGTACAACGAGCGCCTCGGCATCGTGCGCAAATGCGATATGTGCTACCAGCGTCTCAGTCAGGGTGAGCCCCCTGCCTGCGTGCAAGCCTGCCCGACCGAGGCGATCCGCATCGTCACCGTGGAAGAGGCCGCCATCCGCGCAAACGCGGCGGCTGAGCGACCGGCCTTTTTACCGGGTTCCCCTCACCAGCGACTGACCGCACCTGCCACCCGCTATGTATCCGCCCGGCCAATACCCGCCGATGCGCAGGCCGCCGACGCCCAGGCCCTGCGCCCGCAGGAAACGCACTGGCCGCTGGTCTTCATGCTCGCCCTGACGCAAGTCTCGGTCGGCTTCGTGGCCGCGTCTCTTTTTGCCGACAGCGTACGGCTTTTCCTCCTTCTGGCCGCCAGCATGAGCGGCATGGCCGGGCTCGGAGCCAGCGTCCTGCACTTGGGAAAGCCGCTCAAAGCCTGGCGCGCCTTCGTCGGGCTCGGGCACTCCTGGCTCAGTCGAGAGATTGTCGTCTTTGGCCTCTACGCCCCGGCCCTGCTCACGCTGACGGCGCTGACGCTGGCCCCGACATTGATCCCCACGGCAGCGGACTGGCCGCTATTCTCCGCCGGCTGGCTCACGCGGACGCTCGCGTTAACGACTCTCGGTTTCGGCCTGGCCGGTGTTTTCACCTCTGTCATGATTTACCATGACACGGGCCGCCCGTTCTGGCGCTTTGACCGCACGGCGGTTCGTTTCGCCGGAACTGTGCTACTGACCTTCATAGCAGCGGGAGTGGTTGTTCGCCCCAGTGCGGGGTTGGCCCTCTGCCTGACGCTGGTGTGGCTGGCCAAGGCGCTGCCGGAAGCCGCCGCGCTCGGAGCCGCCCGCTCAAAGGCTTTCACGCCCGCCCGGCATTCCGCGTGCATCCAGTTGTTCCGCGCCCGCACGCGCCTGATGCTCCGCTGGAGCCTGTCCCTTGCTGGCCTGCTTCTCGTGCTGGCCGGGAGTCATGCCCCCGCGAGCATCAGCTGGATGGGAGTGGCGCTGCTCATTGGCGGCGAGATCGCCGAACGCAGTCTGTTTTTCCGGGCGGTGGCCGCACCCAAAATGCCGGGAGGGATCGCCCGATGA
- a CDS encoding ABC transporter permease has product MKFKILKALDIAGLQVFDPLVRLIYRENPREQCRKILLYIGIPVLTFGVFLGLWSYLAPRHTTKAGQVPTPSVVEHAAGDIWSFHRRENRKANDFLLSGEARQEALVQVKARLAELEPQAEAAGARVDELEAQNRAQIEKQTAPLETHYRELRQQVRDAEKQREAALIAEADALPADDIEARQLFLKKLADAQALSEAEKEELRAFKDKIDQAYATKFPTLQAARRAYNQQEQELQFLRKRLDYLTDDNQSVKVAGEEAELTTLQSAYYHAQGGEAIFRSAEQVLRKQQSIDRISQSAYSRPWTFPRQIARSLACVFLGFFIATIIAIPLGVICGLSRVCMAALTPLIALFKPVSPIVWLPIVFIIVGGFISDPEKSFVHPAFLSSAITVALCSLWPTLVNTALGVASVDKDHINVARVLRLGFASRLFRIVLPSALPLIFAGLRISLGVGWMVLIAAELLSSSEGIGKFVWDMFNNGSSQTFAQMFVVVFVVGVVGLLLDRIMIVFQRLVSFDEAPSAL; this is encoded by the coding sequence ATGAAATTTAAAATCCTCAAAGCCCTCGACATCGCCGGACTCCAGGTGTTCGACCCGCTCGTGCGGCTGATCTACCGGGAGAATCCGCGCGAGCAGTGCCGGAAGATTCTCCTCTACATCGGCATCCCCGTGCTCACCTTCGGCGTCTTTCTCGGGCTGTGGTCCTACCTCGCCCCGCGCCACACGACAAAGGCCGGGCAGGTGCCCACACCGTCCGTGGTCGAGCACGCCGCTGGGGACATCTGGAGCTTTCACCGGCGCGAAAACCGCAAGGCCAACGACTTCCTGCTCAGCGGCGAAGCTCGTCAGGAGGCGCTCGTTCAGGTCAAGGCCCGGCTGGCCGAGCTTGAGCCACAGGCCGAGGCCGCCGGGGCGCGCGTGGACGAGCTGGAGGCGCAGAACCGCGCACAAATCGAAAAGCAGACCGCTCCCCTCGAAACCCACTATCGGGAGCTGCGTCAGCAGGTCCGCGACGCGGAAAAGCAGCGCGAGGCCGCGCTCATCGCCGAGGCCGACGCCCTGCCTGCCGACGACATTGAGGCCCGCCAGCTCTTCCTGAAAAAGCTGGCTGACGCACAGGCTCTTAGTGAAGCGGAAAAAGAGGAACTGCGCGCCTTCAAGGACAAAATCGACCAAGCCTACGCCACCAAGTTCCCGACCCTTCAGGCCGCCCGCCGCGCCTACAACCAGCAGGAGCAGGAGCTCCAGTTCCTGCGCAAGCGCCTCGACTACCTCACGGACGACAACCAGTCGGTCAAGGTCGCCGGAGAGGAAGCGGAGCTGACCACCTTGCAGAGCGCGTACTACCACGCGCAGGGGGGCGAGGCCATCTTCCGCTCCGCCGAGCAGGTGCTGCGCAAACAACAGTCCATCGACCGTATCAGCCAGAGCGCGTACTCCCGCCCCTGGACCTTTCCCCGACAGATCGCCCGCAGCCTGGCCTGCGTGTTCCTCGGCTTTTTCATCGCCACCATCATTGCCATCCCGTTGGGTGTCATCTGCGGGCTGAGCCGGGTCTGCATGGCCGCGCTCACGCCGCTGATCGCGCTGTTCAAGCCCGTCTCCCCCATCGTCTGGCTGCCGATTGTCTTCATCATCGTCGGCGGGTTCATCAGCGACCCGGAGAAGTCGTTCGTCCATCCGGCCTTCCTCTCCTCGGCCATCACCGTCGCCCTCTGCTCGCTGTGGCCGACGCTCGTCAACACCGCGCTGGGCGTCGCCTCGGTGGACAAGGACCATATCAACGTGGCCCGCGTGCTGCGCCTGGGCTTCGCCAGCCGCCTCTTTCGCATCGTGCTGCCCTCGGCCCTGCCGCTGATCTTCGCCGGGCTGCGCATCTCCCTCGGCGTGGGCTGGATGGTGCTGATCGCCGCCGAACTGCTCTCCTCCAGCGAGGGCATCGGCAAGTTCGTCTGGGACATGTTCAACAACGGCTCCTCCCAGACCTTCGCGCAGATGTTCGTCGTGGTCTTCGTGGTCGGTGTCGTCGGCCTGCTTCTGGACCGGATCATGATCGTCTTCCAGCGGCTGGTGTCCTTCGACGAGGCCCCCTCCGCCCTCTAA
- a CDS encoding sulfite reductase subunit alpha yields MSTTESTLTVPCVPGNAPFTSEQRSWLNGMLAGIFSQAPASQAPQQSGPALPILYGSQTGNAESLARQAAKAAKAGGFTPEVIDMESYPHEQLATATQLVIITSTYGEGEPPDNAKPLHDFLHGAQAPRLDKLRYTVLGLGDSNYPDFNRCAKEFDQRLSELGAQRLCESVYCDVDFEDAYAQWFDAVLKAADKSPAGGANEVTSTVTELESPQPQETGHSRKNPFPAPILENLNLNREGSLKETRHLAFSLEGSGLTYEAGDALGVFPRNCPELVAEILRITGFDGDESVPNPEGGDIPLHLALSEHYDITGLSKLFLAHYAPLADHPELNELLADGNDRLDAFLHGRQIIDPLVQFPARFGSARDFVGTLKKLSPRLYSISSSPKAHPGEVHLTVGAVRYEAHGRARKGVCSTFLAGLTPGDTVSVFVQPNRHFKPPAQAERPMIMVGPGTGIAPFRAFLQERQASAARGRNWLFFGDQRRGCDFLYEDQLTQMQSGGYLHRLDTAFSRDGTDKVYVQHRMVEQGRELFAWLEEGAHFYVCGDASRMAKDVDAALHAVISEHSGLGEDHARHYVDILRKEKRYVRDVY; encoded by the coding sequence ATGTCCACCACTGAATCCACCCTCACCGTTCCCTGCGTTCCCGGGAACGCGCCCTTCACCTCCGAGCAGCGCTCATGGCTCAATGGCATGCTGGCCGGCATCTTCTCTCAGGCACCCGCTTCGCAGGCGCCTCAGCAGAGCGGCCCCGCACTGCCCATCCTCTACGGCTCACAGACCGGTAACGCCGAGTCCCTCGCCCGGCAGGCCGCCAAGGCGGCCAAGGCTGGCGGCTTCACCCCCGAGGTGATCGACATGGAGAGCTATCCGCACGAGCAGTTGGCAACGGCCACCCAGCTCGTCATCATCACCTCCACCTACGGCGAGGGCGAGCCGCCCGACAACGCCAAACCGCTCCACGATTTCCTTCATGGCGCCCAGGCCCCGCGCCTGGACAAGCTCCGCTACACCGTGCTCGGTCTGGGCGACTCCAACTACCCGGACTTCAACCGCTGCGCGAAGGAGTTTGACCAGCGCTTGAGCGAGCTGGGTGCGCAGCGGCTGTGCGAGAGCGTTTACTGCGACGTGGATTTCGAGGACGCCTACGCACAGTGGTTCGACGCTGTGCTGAAAGCGGCCGATAAATCCCCAGCGGGCGGCGCCAACGAAGTCACCTCGACCGTGACAGAGTTGGAATCTCCCCAACCGCAGGAAACTGGCCATAGCCGTAAGAATCCCTTCCCTGCACCGATCCTGGAAAACCTCAACTTGAACCGTGAGGGTTCACTCAAGGAAACCCGCCATCTGGCCTTTTCGCTGGAGGGCTCCGGGCTGACCTACGAGGCGGGCGACGCCCTCGGCGTTTTCCCACGCAACTGTCCGGAGCTGGTCGCGGAGATCCTGCGCATCACGGGCTTTGACGGCGACGAAAGTGTTCCCAACCCCGAAGGCGGCGACATCCCTCTGCATCTGGCGCTGAGCGAGCACTACGACATCACCGGGCTGAGCAAACTCTTCCTGGCCCACTACGCGCCACTGGCCGATCACCCGGAGCTGAACGAACTCCTGGCCGACGGCAATGATCGCCTCGATGCCTTTTTACACGGTCGCCAGATCATCGACCCGCTGGTTCAGTTCCCGGCGCGCTTCGGCTCCGCCCGCGACTTTGTCGGCACGCTCAAAAAGCTCAGCCCGCGGCTGTACTCGATCTCGTCCAGCCCCAAGGCCCACCCGGGCGAAGTCCACCTCACGGTCGGCGCGGTGCGCTACGAGGCGCACGGACGCGCACGCAAGGGCGTCTGCTCGACCTTCCTGGCGGGACTTACGCCCGGCGACACGGTCTCGGTCTTCGTCCAGCCCAACCGCCACTTCAAACCGCCCGCCCAGGCCGAGCGCCCAATGATCATGGTCGGCCCCGGCACCGGCATTGCGCCCTTCCGCGCCTTTTTGCAGGAGCGCCAGGCCAGCGCCGCACGCGGAAGAAACTGGCTGTTCTTCGGCGACCAGCGGCGCGGGTGCGATTTCCTCTATGAGGATCAGCTCACGCAGATGCAAAGCGGCGGCTACCTGCACCGGCTCGACACCGCCTTCTCCCGTGACGGCACGGACAAGGTTTATGTCCAGCACCGCATGGTTGAGCAGGGGCGGGAGCTGTTCGCCTGGCTGGAGGAAGGAGCGCATTTCTATGTCTGCGGAGACGCCTCCCGCATGGCCAAGGATGTGGATGCAGCCCTGCACGCCGTCATCAGCGAGCACAGCGGACTCGGCGAGGACCACGCCCGCCACTACGTCGATATCCTCAGGAAAGAAAAGCGCTACGTCCGCGACGTTTACTGA
- a CDS encoding NirA family protein produces the protein MNTSNEFSPDQKQYLLGFFAGVSQRLTPFVGQTASGLITGDPSAAVTGNQAATHVHGVAIEDLCKEERIKSEQHGLDIWEKMLDNAARDKFPEGGDVFRYKFHGLFYVSPAQESLMLRCRIPGCILRDHQLEGLAEIAEDWGGGYAHVTTRGNIQIREIMPRDSVDVLVKLRELGLTAQGSGADNVRNITASPTSGFDPDEVFDVLPLARAMHHYILNNRDLYDLPRKFNIAFDNGGSVSVCADTNDIGFYAVRVGERHPEAEPGVYFRAQLCGITGHKQFAQDCGLLLKPAECVAVAAAMLRVFIENGDRTNRKKARLKYLVDDWGTEKFLEETDRKLAFPLRRLDLEKCDPRRPVRRHGYIGVYPQKHDGLNYVGVTVPVGHMTAGQMKGLARLARRHGRGEVRLTVWQNLIIPHVPDEQLEHLKQGLRELGFDYTHDPIANGLVACTGNAGCKYAATATKAQAIALGEYLRERVQLDQPINIHLTGCPHSCAQHYIGDIGLLGTKVKVGEETVEGYHIVLGGGVDNEQGIAREVFPSVPFTDVPTLLERILSTYLKQRQPAESFIAFTRRHSTDELKTLFSDHVHH, from the coding sequence ATGAATACTTCCAACGAGTTCTCTCCCGATCAGAAGCAATACCTGCTGGGCTTTTTCGCCGGCGTCTCCCAGCGCCTGACACCCTTTGTCGGCCAGACCGCTTCGGGCCTGATCACGGGCGATCCGTCCGCCGCCGTCACTGGCAATCAGGCCGCCACGCACGTGCACGGTGTCGCGATCGAGGACCTGTGCAAAGAGGAACGTATCAAGTCCGAGCAGCACGGACTGGACATCTGGGAAAAGATGCTCGACAACGCCGCGCGCGATAAATTCCCCGAGGGCGGCGACGTTTTCCGCTATAAATTTCACGGGTTGTTTTATGTCAGCCCCGCGCAGGAGTCGCTCATGCTGCGCTGCCGCATCCCCGGCTGCATCCTGCGCGATCACCAGCTTGAGGGCCTGGCCGAAATCGCCGAGGACTGGGGCGGCGGCTATGCCCACGTCACCACCCGCGGCAACATCCAGATCCGCGAGATCATGCCCCGGGACAGCGTGGACGTACTGGTGAAACTGCGCGAGCTCGGCCTCACCGCGCAAGGCTCCGGCGCGGATAATGTGCGCAACATCACCGCCTCCCCCACCAGCGGATTCGACCCGGACGAGGTTTTTGACGTGCTACCGCTGGCGCGCGCCATGCACCACTACATCCTCAATAATCGCGACCTCTACGATCTGCCCCGCAAATTCAACATCGCCTTCGACAACGGCGGCTCGGTCAGCGTATGCGCCGACACCAATGACATCGGGTTCTACGCGGTCCGCGTGGGTGAGAGGCACCCCGAGGCCGAACCGGGCGTGTACTTCCGCGCACAGTTGTGCGGCATCACCGGACACAAGCAGTTCGCACAGGACTGCGGGCTTCTGCTCAAGCCCGCAGAGTGTGTCGCCGTGGCCGCCGCCATGCTGCGCGTTTTCATCGAGAACGGCGATCGCACCAACCGCAAGAAGGCTCGCCTGAAGTACCTAGTCGATGACTGGGGGACGGAAAAATTTCTGGAGGAAACGGACAGGAAGCTCGCCTTTCCCCTGCGCCGTCTGGACCTTGAAAAATGCGATCCACGCCGCCCCGTCCGACGCCACGGCTATATCGGCGTGTATCCGCAAAAGCATGACGGCCTGAACTACGTCGGCGTCACCGTCCCCGTCGGCCACATGACCGCCGGCCAAATGAAGGGGCTGGCCCGGCTGGCCCGCCGGCACGGACGCGGAGAGGTCCGCCTGACCGTGTGGCAGAACCTGATCATCCCCCACGTACCGGACGAACAGCTCGAACACCTCAAGCAGGGGCTGCGCGAGTTGGGCTTTGACTACACCCACGACCCCATAGCCAACGGACTGGTCGCCTGCACCGGAAACGCGGGCTGCAAGTATGCCGCCACCGCGACCAAGGCGCAGGCCATCGCGCTGGGCGAGTACCTCCGCGAGCGCGTACAACTCGACCAGCCGATCAACATCCACCTCACCGGATGCCCCCACTCCTGCGCGCAGCACTACATCGGCGATATCGGCCTGCTCGGCACCAAAGTCAAGGTCGGCGAAGAAACCGTCGAGGGCTATCACATCGTGCTCGGTGGCGGCGTGGACAACGAGCAGGGCATCGCCCGCGAGGTCTTCCCCAGCGTTCCCTTCACCGATGTCCCGACTCTTCTGGAGCGCATCCTGAGCACTTACCTGAAACAGCGGCAGCCCGCGGAAAGCTTTATCGCCTTCACACGCCGCCACTCCACCGACGAACTCAAAACACTCTTCAGCGATCATGTCCACCACTGA
- a CDS encoding ABC transporter ATP-binding protein, giving the protein MAYLNMDNVSLGFGPEGNRTEVLRDVSLAVEENEFIAVVGFSGSGKSSLVGLLAGLLKPDRGQITLAGKAVTRPGPHLGIVFQNYSLLPWMSVYGNIELAARQAFPHHSAAERRAHVERYIEMVSLTPAAHKKPRELSGGMRQRVSLARTLCMQPQVLLMDEPLSALDALTRAKLQDELIRIWEEDKRTVVLITNDVDEAVLLADRILPLTLGPGATLGREFPVTLPRPRNRATLNTDPRFKALRNEIIHFMTAMNKEARQQRMDRSLSMPDIQPIDFTAA; this is encoded by the coding sequence ATGGCTTACCTGAACATGGACAACGTCAGCCTCGGCTTCGGCCCCGAAGGCAACCGCACCGAAGTGCTGCGCGACGTTTCGCTCGCAGTCGAGGAAAACGAATTCATCGCCGTGGTCGGCTTTTCCGGCAGCGGAAAAAGCTCGCTCGTCGGGCTGCTCGCGGGGCTGCTCAAACCCGACCGCGGGCAGATCACGCTCGCCGGAAAGGCCGTCACCCGCCCCGGTCCACACCTGGGCATCGTCTTCCAGAACTACTCGCTGCTGCCCTGGATGAGTGTTTACGGCAACATCGAGCTCGCCGCCCGCCAGGCGTTCCCGCATCACAGCGCAGCCGAACGCCGAGCCCACGTCGAGCGCTACATTGAGATGGTCAGCCTCACCCCCGCCGCCCATAAAAAGCCCCGCGAACTCTCCGGCGGCATGCGCCAGCGCGTCTCCCTCGCCCGCACCCTGTGCATGCAGCCGCAGGTGCTGCTCATGGACGAGCCCCTGAGCGCGCTCGACGCCCTCACCCGCGCCAAGCTCCAGGACGAGCTGATCCGCATCTGGGAGGAGGACAAGCGCACCGTCGTGCTCATCACCAACGACGTGGACGAGGCCGTCCTCCTGGCCGACCGCATCCTCCCCCTCACACTTGGCCCCGGCGCCACACTCGGGCGGGAATTCCCCGTCACCCTGCCGCGCCCCCGCAACCGCGCCACTCTCAACACCGATCCGCGCTTCAAGGCCCTCCGCAACGAGATCATCCACTTCATGACTGCGATGAACAAGGAAGCCCGCCAGCAGCGCATGGACCGCTCGCTGAGCATGCCCGACATCCAGCCCATCGACTTCACCGCCGCCTGA
- a CDS encoding molybdopterin oxidoreductase family protein, which translates to MKPRFSPRPQASTPLRQWSGPLTHELVQRPAEFGLGQLPHGLQPDAVTESICGYCATGCSLRVHLRAGEAVNLSADTNYPVNLGMACPKGWEALAPLRAADRATTPLLRGPDGELHSVSWDEALRTMVERFRGITERDSAEALAWLSTGQIPCEEMAFLGALAKFGMGMVHGDGNTRQCMATAATAYKQAFGFDAPPYTYADFEESDVLVLVGSNLCIAHPILWQRIMRNRRQPEIIVLDPRCTETAMAATRHLPLRPKSDLALLYGVARLLIENGWLDTGFIEKHTNGFEDFKAFLLAGPYALSEVNAASGLDEASILSLARSIGSGKRVSLWWTMGVNQSYEGTRTAQALINLALMTGNIGKPGTGPNSITGQCNAMGSRLFSNSTNLLGGHRFDREEDRAKISALLGIPESSIPTRDSWAYDRILEGAERGEIKGLWIVATNTAHSWCDQQRLRRVREGLDFLVVQDMYADTETARLADLVLPAAGWGEKDGTFINSERRIGRIRKVSRAPGQALADFHIFQLVAHYWGCGEPFSNWDSPETVFRMLTAVSRGQPCDISGISGYAMIESNGGIQWPLRESETGFSTERRLFADGKFFHPDGRARFLFDAPQAMPEPPDGDYPFILLTGRGTSSQWHTQTRTSKSPVLRKLYPENPYIEVHPSDADRLGLRAGESVIVESRRGQMSAAVHVTTTVPGGSVFVPMHYPAVNRLTLSSFDPHSRQPSYKACAVHLSRIRNA; encoded by the coding sequence ATGAAGCCGCGCTTCTCCCCGCGCCCGCAGGCCAGCACGCCGCTTCGACAGTGGAGCGGCCCGCTTACGCACGAGCTGGTCCAGCGTCCGGCGGAGTTCGGCCTGGGGCAACTGCCGCACGGCCTCCAGCCGGACGCCGTGACGGAGAGCATCTGCGGCTACTGCGCGACCGGCTGCTCCCTCCGGGTCCACCTGCGCGCGGGCGAGGCTGTCAATCTCTCGGCGGACACAAACTACCCGGTCAACCTCGGCATGGCCTGCCCCAAAGGCTGGGAAGCTCTCGCCCCACTCCGCGCCGCTGACCGCGCCACGACTCCTCTCCTGCGCGGCCCCGACGGCGAACTCCACTCCGTCAGTTGGGACGAGGCGCTCCGCACGATGGTTGAGCGTTTCCGCGGCATCACCGAGCGTGACAGCGCGGAGGCGTTGGCCTGGCTCAGCACCGGCCAGATCCCCTGCGAGGAGATGGCTTTCCTGGGCGCGTTGGCGAAATTCGGGATGGGCATGGTTCACGGAGACGGCAACACCCGCCAGTGTATGGCGACCGCCGCCACCGCCTACAAACAGGCCTTCGGCTTTGACGCGCCGCCCTACACCTACGCCGACTTCGAAGAGTCCGACGTGCTCGTTCTCGTCGGCTCTAACCTCTGCATCGCGCACCCGATCCTCTGGCAGCGCATCATGCGTAACCGCCGCCAGCCCGAGATCATCGTGCTCGATCCGCGCTGCACCGAGACCGCTATGGCCGCCACCCGGCACCTGCCTCTGCGTCCGAAGTCCGATCTCGCCCTCCTCTACGGGGTCGCCCGCCTGCTGATCGAAAACGGCTGGCTCGACACCGGTTTCATCGAAAAGCACACCAACGGTTTTGAGGATTTTAAAGCCTTCCTGCTCGCTGGCCCCTACGCGTTATCCGAAGTCAACGCCGCCTCCGGGCTGGACGAAGCGTCTATCCTTTCACTCGCCCGCTCCATCGGCAGCGGCAAGCGCGTCTCGCTGTGGTGGACGATGGGCGTCAACCAGAGCTATGAGGGCACACGCACCGCGCAGGCACTGATCAACCTCGCCCTGATGACAGGTAACATCGGCAAACCCGGCACGGGGCCGAACTCCATCACCGGCCAGTGCAATGCGATGGGCTCACGCCTGTTCAGCAACTCGACCAACCTGCTCGGCGGGCACCGCTTCGACCGGGAGGAGGACCGCGCAAAAATCTCCGCACTACTAGGTATCCCCGAAAGCTCAATCCCAACACGGGACAGCTGGGCCTACGACCGTATTCTGGAGGGCGCCGAGCGGGGCGAGATCAAGGGTCTCTGGATCGTGGCCACCAACACCGCCCACTCCTGGTGCGACCAGCAGCGGCTGCGCCGCGTGCGCGAGGGGCTCGACTTCCTCGTCGTGCAGGACATGTACGCCGACACCGAGACCGCCCGCCTGGCCGACCTCGTCCTGCCCGCCGCCGGCTGGGGTGAAAAAGACGGTACCTTTATCAACAGCGAGCGCCGCATCGGGCGCATCCGCAAGGTCAGCCGTGCCCCCGGTCAGGCGCTGGCAGACTTCCACATCTTTCAACTGGTTGCCCACTACTGGGGCTGCGGCGAACCCTTCTCCAACTGGGACAGCCCCGAAACGGTCTTCCGGATGCTCACCGCCGTCAGCCGCGGGCAACCCTGCGACATCAGCGGGATCAGCGGCTACGCCATGATCGAATCCAACGGCGGCATCCAGTGGCCGTTGCGCGAAAGCGAAACAGGCTTCTCCACGGAGCGCCGACTTTTCGCAGACGGGAAGTTCTTCCACCCCGACGGGCGGGCGCGCTTTCTCTTCGATGCGCCCCAGGCCATGCCCGAACCACCGGACGGGGATTACCCCTTCATCCTCCTGACCGGGCGCGGCACCTCCTCACAGTGGCACACGCAGACCCGTACCTCGAAGTCTCCCGTCTTGCGCAAGCTGTATCCAGAAAATCCGTACATCGAAGTCCACCCCAGCGACGCCGATCGGCTCGGTCTGCGGGCGGGCGAGAGCGTCATAGTCGAGTCCCGGCGCGGTCAGATGTCAGCAGCCGTCCATGTCACCACCACAGTTCCCGGCGGTAGCGTCTTCGTCCCCATGCACTATCCGGCGGTCAACCGCCTCACGCTCTCCTCTTTCGACCCGCACTCGCGCCAGCCCTCGTACAAGGCCTGCGCGGTCCACCTCTCACGCATCCGTAACGCCTGA
- a CDS encoding ABC transporter ATP-binding protein gives MIDDRYIEIYNLVKAYPNPFGESVAVVDGFNLTVKKGEIIGVIGHSGCGKSTVLTMLAGLNDITDGGIIVAGREISGPGPDRAVVFQSPCLLPWMSAYGNVMLGVKQCYPHASRAQRRIIVEYALNVVGLADSMHKYPRELSGGMQQRVGIARAIALKPKVLLLDEPFGRLDSLTRMELQDVILGILDREKITTLLITHDPDEAIYMCDRICMMTNGPHARVGQVLPIGFERPRDRDALMETDQFYQYRQRLLQFLDDCEAEKEGRGALRFDPPETVANPLPPAAGLSEA, from the coding sequence ATGATCGACGACCGCTACATAGAAATTTATAATCTGGTCAAAGCTTACCCAAACCCGTTCGGCGAGAGCGTCGCCGTCGTGGATGGCTTTAACCTCACGGTGAAAAAGGGCGAGATCATCGGCGTCATCGGCCACTCCGGCTGCGGCAAGTCCACCGTGCTGACCATGCTCGCCGGGCTCAACGACATCACCGACGGCGGCATCATTGTGGCTGGTCGCGAGATCAGCGGCCCCGGACCGGACCGCGCCGTCGTCTTTCAATCGCCCTGCTTGCTGCCGTGGATGAGCGCGTACGGCAACGTCATGCTCGGCGTCAAACAGTGCTACCCGCACGCCTCGCGCGCGCAGCGGCGCATCATCGTCGAGTACGCGCTCAACGTCGTGGGCCTGGCCGACTCCATGCACAAGTACCCGCGCGAACTCTCCGGCGGCATGCAGCAGCGCGTCGGCATTGCCCGTGCCATCGCCCTCAAGCCCAAAGTCCTCCTGCTGGACGAGCCCTTCGGCCGCCTCGACTCGCTCACCCGCATGGAGCTTCAGGACGTGATCCTCGGCATCCTCGACCGTGAAAAAATCACCACCCTGCTCATCACCCACGATCCCGACGAGGCCATCTACATGTGCGACCGTATCTGCATGATGACAAATGGCCCCCACGCCCGTGTCGGTCAGGTCCTTCCCATCGGCTTCGAGCGCCCGCGCGACCGCGACGCGCTGATGGAGACCGACCAGTTCTACCAGTACCGCCAGCGGCTGCTTCAGTTCCTCGACGACTGCGAGGCTGAAAAAGAAGGCCGCGGCGCCCTCCGCTTCGACCCGCCCGAAACCGTCGCAAACCCGCTCCCGCCCGCCGCCGGCCTCTCTGAAGCCTAA